In the genome of Phaeodactylum tricornutum CCAP 1055/1 chromosome 18, whole genome shotgun sequence, one region contains:
- a CDS encoding predicted protein produces the protein MSHGDRSSPLEPEQTMPSGTIEIARLQRVLNRDVRREVEAAWDAQRRLARWAWADPPSLLRQRQRRSVTETTNASHSINVDEKNIVELSREQLLPVSIPNSFQPSVLEPTSTPSLPHVPSDPRESNQTPIHPVTEPNGVVLEEEQVAVNVQAVGTQGVIASHTDDNSTANYNDITVTDERVRTEVSSAALLDEEQVTVHEEATDNHGGITVGNDTATVNNETTRNEQCKNTDGDAPNDDTLAYEETITHNEAMSTEVASSVDQDTASDESVDRNGGTTDVDKAGVLETVTVQEVETAAENEAKSKRYCYR, from the coding sequence ATGAGTCACGGCGATCGGAGTTCTCCGCTGGAACCGGAGCAAACGATGCCGTCCGGGACGATCGAGATTGCGCGTCTGCAACGAGTCCTGAATCGCGACGTGCGACGCGAAGTCGAGGCGGCCTGGGATGCGCAGCGACGTTTGGCCCGGTGGGCCTGGGCGGATCCTCCTAGTCTActccgacaacgacaacggcggTCCGTCACGGAAACTACGAACGCATCCCATTCAATCAATGTGGACGAGAAAAATATCGTCGAATTGTCCAGGGAACAACTCTTGCCTGTATCAATTCCGAACAGTTTTCAACCGTCCGTGTTGGAACCGACCTCAACGCCATCCTTACCACACGTACCGTCAGATCCGAGAGAGTCGAACCAGACGCCAATTCATCCCGTTACAGAACCCAATGGCGTAGTTTTGGAGGAGGAACAAGTGGCTGTCAACGTGCAAGCCGTAGGTACCCAGGGCGTCATCGCATCGCACACGGACGATAACAGTACAGCCAACTACAACGACATTACTGTCACCGACGAACGTGTACGCACCGAAGTTTCCTCTGCCGCACTGTTGGACGAGGAACAAGTTACAGTGCACGAGGAAGCCACTGACAACCACGGCGGAATCACCGTCGGCAACGATACAGCTACGGTCAACAATGAGACCACACGCAATGAACAATGTAAAAATACCGATGGAGACGCACCCAATGACGACACTCTAGCGTACGAGGAAACGATTACGCACAACGAAGCAATGTCCACAGAGGTCGCTTCCTCCGTCGATCAAGATACTGCCAGCGACGAAAGCGTAGACCGGAACGGCGGAACTACAGATGTTGATAAAGCCGGAGTTCTCGAAACTGTCACAGTCCAAGAAGTCGAAACTGCAGCCGAAAATGAAGCCAAGTCCAAACGCTACTGCTACCGCTGA